The Halosimplex litoreum genome has a window encoding:
- a CDS encoding FAD-binding and (Fe-S)-binding domain-containing protein, whose amino-acid sequence MGTSDRSESDPAGDPRADYDYAADAVARPGLVADLDDRVAGEVRFDDYSRQLYATDASIYEVTPVGVVYPESTADVAAVVSYCAERAIPVLPRGGGTSLAGQSVNEAVVLDFTRHMDGVLAVDPDGRSARAEPGAILGELNAELAAHGLKFAPDPAWGDKSALGGAIGNNSTGAHSLQYGKTDAYVEECEVVLADGTVTRFGAVTLDELRERADPDGDLEARIYTVLARVVDEEIDAVEAAFPELKRNVSGYNLDTFVAEAREALDAEGADAPEGPPATVNVARLLAGSEGTLAIVTEATVSLEPVPETKGLALLTYDDLLDALEDVQPILEHDPAAVEVLDDVLLDLAADTEEFGDLVDSVLPEGTGSVLLVEFYAETDEEGRQRVADLIADRVGDTVDAERLGDALVGAATTETGPTEGAADVTDAPIRAFAAREAHDEADRARFWKLRKSGLPILLSRTTDAKHGSFIEDTAVPPANLAEFVADFQAVLEDHDTYASFYAHAGPGCLHIRPLIDTKSVDGVAAMESIADAVTDLVVEYDGSVSGEHGDGRARTQWNRKLYGEEVWDLFRDIKATFDPDWLLNPGQVVGVDAADVAAGEAPDRARTVDMTEDLRFDPDYGFDAGFEPDLNWDNDNGMQGMVELCHGCGGCRGSQDTTGGVMCPTYRAADEEVTATRGRANMLRQAMSGDLPEDPTDDEFVSEVMDLCIGCKGCAKDCPSEVDMAKLKAEVEHAHHEEHGTSLRERVFANVDRLSALGSATAPVSNWLQKLPGSGLVAERVLGIARERTLPTFERESFVDWFAGRDAGVPEADAERKALVFPDTYTNYSHPEAGKAAVRVLEAAGVHVDVPDDVAASGRAAHSKGFLDTARERADRNVDELAPRIADGWDLVVVEPSDAVMFQHDYLDLLSGAAVETVAANAYGVCEYVDRFRLDESIDFDAPAESLTYHGHCHQKAIKKDHHAVGALRRAGYEVDALDSGCCGMAGSFGYEAEHYSMSKAIASILYDQVDDSPGDEVVAPGASCRSQLDDHEAGDSPPHPVERLAEAVALET is encoded by the coding sequence ATGGGAACGAGCGACCGGTCGGAGTCCGACCCGGCGGGCGACCCACGAGCGGACTACGACTACGCGGCCGACGCGGTGGCACGACCGGGACTGGTCGCGGACTTAGACGACAGGGTCGCGGGCGAGGTGCGGTTCGACGACTACTCGCGGCAGCTGTACGCGACGGACGCGAGCATCTACGAAGTGACGCCCGTCGGCGTCGTCTACCCGGAGTCGACCGCCGACGTGGCAGCCGTCGTCTCCTACTGCGCCGAGCGGGCCATCCCGGTACTCCCCCGGGGCGGCGGCACGTCACTCGCGGGCCAGAGCGTCAACGAGGCCGTCGTCCTCGATTTCACTCGCCACATGGACGGGGTTCTCGCGGTCGACCCCGACGGGCGGTCGGCTCGCGCCGAGCCGGGCGCCATCCTCGGCGAGCTGAACGCCGAGCTGGCCGCCCACGGCCTGAAGTTCGCGCCCGACCCCGCCTGGGGAGACAAGTCCGCACTCGGCGGTGCCATCGGTAACAACTCCACGGGCGCCCACTCGCTGCAGTACGGCAAGACCGACGCCTACGTCGAGGAATGTGAAGTCGTCCTCGCCGACGGGACCGTCACTCGCTTCGGCGCGGTGACACTGGACGAACTCCGCGAGCGCGCGGACCCCGACGGAGACCTCGAAGCTCGCATCTATACCGTCCTCGCCAGGGTCGTCGACGAGGAGATCGACGCCGTCGAAGCGGCGTTTCCCGAGCTGAAGCGCAACGTCTCGGGCTACAACCTCGACACGTTCGTCGCCGAGGCCCGCGAAGCACTGGACGCAGAGGGCGCCGATGCTCCCGAGGGACCTCCGGCGACCGTCAACGTCGCCCGTCTGCTCGCCGGCAGCGAGGGCACCCTCGCGATCGTCACCGAGGCGACCGTCTCGCTAGAGCCGGTCCCCGAGACGAAGGGATTGGCGCTGCTCACCTACGACGACCTGCTCGACGCGCTGGAGGACGTCCAGCCGATCCTCGAACACGACCCCGCCGCCGTCGAAGTGCTCGACGACGTGTTGCTGGATCTGGCCGCGGACACCGAGGAGTTCGGCGACCTGGTCGACTCGGTGCTCCCCGAGGGCACGGGCTCGGTCCTGCTCGTGGAGTTCTACGCCGAGACCGACGAGGAGGGGCGCCAGCGGGTCGCCGACCTGATCGCCGACCGAGTGGGCGACACGGTGGACGCCGAGCGGCTCGGCGACGCCCTGGTCGGCGCGGCGACCACCGAGACCGGCCCGACCGAGGGGGCAGCCGACGTGACCGACGCGCCGATTCGGGCGTTCGCGGCCCGCGAGGCCCACGACGAAGCCGACCGCGCTCGCTTCTGGAAACTGCGCAAGAGCGGCCTGCCGATCCTGCTCTCGCGGACGACCGACGCGAAACACGGCAGTTTCATCGAGGACACCGCCGTCCCGCCGGCGAACCTCGCGGAGTTCGTCGCCGACTTCCAGGCGGTCCTGGAGGACCACGACACCTACGCGAGTTTCTACGCCCACGCGGGGCCGGGCTGTCTGCACATCCGGCCGCTGATCGACACGAAGAGCGTCGACGGCGTGGCCGCGATGGAGTCCATCGCCGACGCGGTGACCGACCTCGTCGTCGAGTACGACGGGTCGGTCTCTGGCGAGCACGGCGACGGCCGCGCCCGGACCCAGTGGAACCGGAAACTCTACGGCGAGGAGGTGTGGGACCTGTTCCGCGACATCAAGGCCACCTTCGACCCCGACTGGCTCCTGAACCCTGGGCAGGTCGTCGGCGTCGACGCGGCCGACGTGGCGGCTGGCGAGGCGCCCGACCGCGCCCGGACCGTCGACATGACCGAGGACCTGCGGTTCGACCCCGACTACGGCTTCGATGCTGGCTTCGAGCCCGACCTCAACTGGGACAACGACAACGGCATGCAGGGCATGGTCGAGCTCTGCCACGGCTGCGGCGGCTGTCGCGGCAGCCAGGACACCACCGGCGGCGTGATGTGCCCGACCTACCGCGCGGCCGACGAGGAGGTGACCGCCACGCGAGGCCGGGCGAACATGCTTCGTCAAGCCATGAGCGGCGACCTCCCCGAGGACCCGACCGACGACGAGTTCGTCAGCGAGGTGATGGACCTGTGTATCGGCTGCAAGGGCTGTGCGAAAGACTGCCCGAGCGAGGTCGACATGGCGAAGCTCAAGGCGGAGGTCGAACACGCCCACCACGAAGAGCACGGCACGAGCCTCCGCGAGCGCGTCTTCGCCAACGTCGACCGGCTGAGCGCGCTGGGGTCCGCCACCGCGCCCGTCTCGAACTGGCTGCAGAAGCTCCCCGGGAGCGGTCTCGTCGCCGAGCGCGTGCTGGGGATCGCCCGCGAGCGGACGCTCCCGACGTTCGAACGCGAGTCGTTCGTCGACTGGTTCGCCGGCCGCGACGCGGGCGTCCCCGAGGCCGACGCCGAGCGCAAGGCGCTGGTCTTCCCCGACACGTACACCAACTACAGCCACCCCGAAGCGGGGAAGGCGGCCGTTCGCGTCCTCGAAGCGGCCGGCGTCCACGTCGACGTCCCCGACGACGTGGCCGCCAGCGGCCGCGCCGCCCACTCGAAGGGCTTTCTCGACACCGCCCGCGAGCGCGCCGACCGCAACGTCGACGAACTCGCCCCGCGGATCGCCGACGGCTGGGATCTGGTCGTCGTCGAACCGTCAGACGCGGTGATGTTCCAGCACGACTACCTGGATCTGCTCTCGGGCGCGGCCGTCGAGACGGTCGCGGCCAACGCCTACGGCGTCTGCGAGTACGTCGACCGCTTCCGCCTCGACGAGTCGATCGACTTCGACGCCCCCGCCGAGTCGCTCACCTACCACGGCCACTGCCACCAGAAAGCCATCAAGAAGGACCACCACGCCGTCGGCGCCCTCCGACGCGCGGGCTACGAGGTGGACGCCCTGGATTCGGGCTGTTGCGGCATGGCCGGCAGCTTCGGCTACGAGGCCGAACACTACTCGATGAGCAAGGCTATCGCGTCGATCCTCTACGACCAGGTCGACGACAGTCCCGGGGACGAAGTCGTCGCCCCCGGCGCCTCCTGCCGGTCGCAACTCGACGACCACGAAGCGGGCGACTCGCCGCCACACCCCGTCGAGCGGCTCGCCGAGGCGGTCGCGCTCGAAACGTGA
- a CDS encoding RAD55 family ATPase encodes MYDLTDVLDFEALESVRPGSNILVSGPAMSGKEDLALSVLADGAERDQGSLVVTTGDRAENVLEDFLDRAPRADESRISVVDCRGDGSRRGEATAAGSYVYHVSSPGDLTGIGIGITECLEYLHNNGADNGRFALTSLSTMLTYTDRKTVFKFCHVLSSRFDSAGYLGLFTIDSSAHDDQTLQVIKQAFDGMIEIREEDGRREARVLGLAGQPTDWQEF; translated from the coding sequence ATGTACGATCTGACCGACGTGCTCGACTTCGAGGCGTTGGAGTCGGTCCGCCCGGGGTCGAACATCCTCGTCTCCGGCCCCGCCATGAGCGGCAAAGAGGACCTGGCGCTGTCGGTGCTGGCCGACGGTGCCGAGCGCGACCAGGGCTCGCTCGTCGTCACCACGGGCGACCGCGCCGAGAACGTCCTCGAAGACTTCCTCGATCGCGCGCCCCGAGCGGACGAATCGAGGATCAGCGTCGTCGACTGCCGCGGCGACGGCAGCCGCCGCGGCGAGGCCACCGCCGCCGGCAGCTACGTCTACCACGTCTCCTCGCCCGGCGATCTCACCGGCATCGGTATCGGGATCACCGAGTGCCTCGAGTACCTCCACAACAACGGCGCCGACAACGGGCGCTTCGCGCTCACCTCGCTGTCGACGATGCTCACCTACACGGACCGCAAGACCGTCTTCAAGTTCTGCCACGTCCTCTCCTCGCGGTTCGACTCCGCCGGCTACCTCGGCCTGTTCACCATCGACTCCTCGGCCCACGACGACCAGACCCTGCAGGTCATCAAACAGGCCTTCGACGGCATGATCGAGATCCGCGAGGAAGACGGCCGCCGCGAGGCTCGCGTCCTCGGCCTCGCCGGCCAGCCCACCGACTGGCAGGAGTTCTGA
- a CDS encoding HalX domain-containing protein produces MTGSETPVVLIVEDEPDVAETYNLWLADDYAVRMAGSGDEGLAELDDEVDVVLLDRMMPGLSGDEVLARIRERELDCRVAMVTAVEPDFDILEMGFDAYLCKPIRSQQLHETVENLLERSAYDDMLQEYYSLVEKQATLEATKSSAELADNEEYLGLRERVDELQEDLSDTLGGIDDDEDFIATLRGLSDVEE; encoded by the coding sequence ATGACAGGATCGGAAACGCCAGTCGTGCTCATCGTCGAGGACGAGCCCGACGTCGCGGAGACGTACAACCTCTGGCTCGCCGACGACTACGCGGTCCGGATGGCCGGGAGCGGCGACGAGGGACTGGCCGAACTCGACGACGAGGTCGACGTGGTCCTCCTCGACCGGATGATGCCGGGGCTCTCCGGTGACGAGGTGTTAGCGCGGATCCGAGAGCGTGAGCTCGACTGCAGGGTGGCGATGGTGACGGCGGTCGAGCCCGACTTCGACATCCTGGAGATGGGGTTCGACGCGTATCTCTGCAAGCCGATCCGGAGCCAGCAGCTCCACGAGACGGTCGAGAACCTGCTGGAACGGTCGGCTTACGACGACATGCTACAGGAGTACTACTCGCTGGTCGAGAAACAGGCGACGCTCGAAGCGACCAAGAGCAGCGCCGAACTCGCCGACAACGAGGAGTATCTCGGACTCCGCGAACGGGTGGACGAACTGCAGGAGGACCTGTCGGACACGTTGGGTGGTATCGACGACGACGAAGACTTCATCGCGACCCTGCGGGGACTGAGCGATGTCGAGGAGTAG
- a CDS encoding MBL fold metallo-hydrolase: MIENVARGQQVFTSNAFLVTGERTVLVDAGSEFDAAAEVRDRDTALDAVVLTHTHPDHVGNTGALVEAFDCDVWGFDPDHELVDHAIADGDSVQIGDHSYEALHTPGHKDDHLCLYAAGPEVLFAGDLVFANGSFGRTDLPEGDRGVLIDNIEYLRDAVSPELAEMHTGHGPSVTEDPYDHVEAALRAAKF, translated from the coding sequence GTGATCGAAAACGTCGCCCGCGGCCAGCAGGTCTTCACCAGCAACGCCTTCCTCGTCACCGGCGAGCGCACCGTCCTCGTCGACGCCGGCAGCGAGTTCGACGCCGCCGCCGAAGTCCGCGACCGCGACACTGCCCTCGACGCCGTCGTCCTCACCCACACCCATCCCGACCACGTCGGCAACACTGGTGCCCTCGTCGAGGCGTTCGACTGCGACGTGTGGGGCTTCGACCCCGACCACGAACTCGTCGACCACGCCATCGCCGACGGCGACTCCGTCCAGATAGGCGACCACAGCTACGAGGCGTTGCACACCCCCGGTCACAAGGACGACCACCTCTGTCTCTACGCCGCCGGCCCCGAGGTCCTGTTCGCGGGTGACCTCGTGTTCGCCAACGGGAGCTTCGGCCGGACGGACCTCCCCGAGGGCGACCGCGGAGTCCTGATCGACAACATCGAGTACCTCCGCGACGCCGTCTCGCCGGAACTGGCCGAGATGCACACCGGCCACGGCCCCAGCGTCACAGAGGACCCCTACGACCACGTCGAGGCTGCGCTCCGGGCCGCGAAGTTCTGA
- the dnaJ gene encoding molecular chaperone DnaJ, which yields MSEDFYEVLGVSRDASEEDIQEAYREKAREYHPDVSDEDDAEEKFKQVKKAKEVLTDEEQRQMYDQLGHDRYVEADKHGATDNGGAGGVGGMGGMGGMGGGGGQGPFGDMSDIFETFFGGGGGRGDSNRPRQGRDLRTTLEIDLEDAYHGVEKELNVTRPDSCPDCNGQGHPPDTDSRQCPECNGRGQTTTTQQTPMGRVQQRQTCRRCEGEGTVYEETCSTCRGDGVVREDASLSVEIPAGIEDGQTLRMEREGAPGERGGPKGDLLIEVSVREHPDFDREGADLHHQEPISFPQAVFGDTVEVSTVDGAVELDVPAGTQSGETFRLSGKGMPRLRRRGDGDLYVQVQVVTPDDLNAEQREALEAFAEAGGEEVDVGQGFFEKIKDSF from the coding sequence ATGAGCGAGGACTTCTACGAGGTGCTGGGGGTTTCCCGAGACGCCAGCGAGGAGGATATCCAGGAGGCCTACCGGGAGAAAGCCCGGGAGTATCACCCCGACGTGAGCGACGAGGACGACGCCGAGGAGAAGTTCAAGCAGGTCAAGAAAGCCAAGGAGGTCCTCACCGACGAGGAACAACGGCAGATGTACGACCAGCTCGGCCACGACCGCTACGTCGAGGCAGACAAACACGGCGCCACCGACAACGGCGGTGCCGGCGGCGTGGGGGGGATGGGCGGTATGGGGGGCATGGGCGGTGGCGGCGGCCAAGGGCCCTTCGGCGACATGTCCGACATCTTCGAGACGTTCTTCGGTGGGGGCGGCGGCCGCGGCGACTCGAACAGGCCTCGACAAGGCCGGGACCTCCGAACGACCCTCGAGATCGACCTCGAAGACGCCTACCACGGCGTCGAGAAGGAACTGAACGTCACCCGCCCGGACAGCTGTCCCGACTGCAACGGCCAGGGCCACCCACCCGATACCGACTCCCGGCAGTGTCCCGAGTGCAACGGGCGCGGCCAGACCACGACCACCCAGCAGACGCCGATGGGCCGAGTCCAGCAACGCCAGACCTGCCGGCGCTGCGAGGGCGAGGGCACCGTCTACGAGGAGACCTGTTCGACCTGTCGCGGCGACGGCGTCGTCCGCGAGGACGCCAGCCTCTCCGTCGAGATCCCCGCCGGTATCGAGGACGGCCAGACCCTCCGCATGGAGCGTGAAGGCGCCCCCGGGGAGCGCGGCGGCCCCAAAGGCGACCTGCTGATCGAGGTCTCGGTGCGGGAGCATCCGGACTTCGACCGCGAGGGCGCCGACCTGCACCACCAGGAGCCCATCTCCTTCCCGCAGGCTGTCTTCGGCGACACCGTCGAGGTGTCGACCGTCGACGGCGCCGTCGAACTCGACGTGCCCGCCGGCACCCAGAGCGGCGAGACGTTCCGGCTCTCCGGCAAGGGCATGCCCCGCCTCCGACGGCGCGGTGACGGCGACCTGTACGTCCAGGTCCAGGTCGTCACGCCCGACGACCTCAACGCCGAACAGCGCGAAGCCCTCGAGGCTTTCGCCGAGGCCGGCGGCGAGGAGGTCGACGTCGGCCAGGGCTTCTTCGAGAAGATCAAAGACTCGTTCTGA
- a CDS encoding cupin has translation MERVAFDDDEPTDVSAAGTDRRGLSGPLGTDGVSINRYRVPPGEGFPSGLHAHVDQEEVFVVLDGTATFETLPGRDPDDPDDAGALQTAREITVEAAEAVRFAPEEYQSGYNRGESDLVALAVGAPRETADVRVPVRCLGCGEADFALDASGDELAFVCPGCDTERVPAPCPDCGSDALTLTLDDGGIVAVCDGCSAAFDEPPYRD, from the coding sequence ATGGAACGCGTCGCGTTCGACGACGACGAGCCGACCGACGTATCGGCGGCGGGTACCGACCGCCGCGGGCTCTCCGGCCCGCTGGGCACCGACGGCGTGTCGATCAACCGCTACCGAGTCCCCCCGGGTGAGGGGTTCCCGAGCGGCCTCCACGCTCACGTCGACCAAGAGGAGGTCTTCGTCGTCCTCGACGGAACCGCGACCTTCGAGACGCTCCCCGGTCGCGACCCTGACGACCCCGACGACGCTGGCGCTCTTCAGACCGCCCGCGAGATCACCGTCGAGGCGGCCGAGGCGGTCCGGTTCGCCCCCGAGGAGTACCAGTCGGGGTACAACCGCGGCGAATCGGATCTGGTCGCACTCGCCGTCGGTGCGCCCCGCGAAACAGCCGACGTTCGCGTGCCCGTTCGCTGTCTCGGCTGCGGCGAGGCCGATTTCGCGCTCGACGCCAGCGGGGACGAACTCGCGTTCGTCTGTCCGGGCTGCGACACCGAGCGCGTCCCGGCACCGTGTCCCGACTGCGGGAGCGACGCGCTGACGCTGACGCTGGACGACGGGGGTATCGTCGCCGTCTGCGACGGCTGCAGCGCGGCATTCGACGAGCCGCCGTATCGAGACTGA
- a CDS encoding DUF5789 family protein, with product MPDRKEGRDKQARDRENRQRRREIIEELERWEETEPPLDDSELDELDAELASVTFPATGADVVEAVGDRAIDSAEGTHDVAELVPRTETDTYEGPEAVRARVQRPTVAAAMKRVVEAADDHQSAEFGSSQYEAYERTLRELKAIDADDDDEGVEVIADWLVERIRERETLPGSRDVRRRAADFCRSNDYEVRNDEWLGV from the coding sequence ATGCCAGACAGAAAGGAGGGACGAGACAAACAGGCGCGCGACCGGGAGAACCGACAGCGGCGGCGTGAGATCATAGAGGAGCTGGAGCGATGGGAGGAGACCGAGCCACCGCTCGACGACAGCGAGCTCGACGAGCTCGACGCGGAGCTGGCGTCGGTGACCTTCCCCGCGACCGGAGCCGACGTCGTCGAGGCGGTCGGCGACCGAGCGATCGACTCCGCGGAAGGGACCCACGACGTCGCCGAACTGGTTCCGCGGACGGAGACCGACACCTACGAAGGCCCCGAAGCGGTCCGCGCACGGGTCCAGCGACCGACCGTCGCCGCGGCGATGAAACGGGTAGTCGAGGCGGCCGACGACCACCAGTCCGCCGAGTTCGGGAGTTCGCAGTACGAGGCCTACGAGCGGACGCTCCGGGAGCTGAAAGCGATCGACGCCGACGACGACGACGAGGGCGTCGAAGTGATCGCCGACTGGCTCGTCGAACGGATCCGCGAGCGGGAGACACTTCCGGGGTCACGTGACGTGCGCCGCCGCGCCGCCGACTTCTGCCGGTCGAACGACTACGAAGTCCGCAACGACGAGTGGCTCGGGGTGTAG
- a CDS encoding Rieske (2Fe-2S) protein, giving the protein MATEPTDGPDGYEEAADVETLREDGRAVTTVGGHSVALFHHEGEVYGVDNRCPHMGFPLAKGSVEDGLLTCHWHHARFELSCGDTFDIWADDVQTFPTAVRDGIVYVDPDPETDVAPEVHWRNRLVDGLSENLSLVLAKSAIHLDHHDEGFSTPLETAVDFGTTYRVDGWGRGLTTLGAMANLYDEVDHDEKRRAMFLGLREVASNCAGEPPRFDQYALSNEDLGKDRLKSWFRETCEVRDSDGAERCLRAATATLPPEDLAEILVAAATDHLYMNSSHTVDFVNKAFETLDHVGWDRAPDVLAATVDTITGGSRAEESSSWRQPVDVAQLCFDADDDVPDLAAAGDGKTWDRPDDFVDRLLGDDARAIDEALREAVAAGATTEQLAHAVAVAALRRVAGFATSNEFGDWNTVHHTFSFANASERLASRTDADDLYRACWQGAMSVYLDRFLNQPAAPLPEVGAGEDEEPAELRERLLSTFDEQGRVDEAGRIVSRHFDAGGDPDALKRTMAEGLLREDAGFHTLQNVEGGFAQFAAAESDSERRLALIAPARYMAAHFPTRRENEQTFAIAERLYRGEAIHEAADD; this is encoded by the coding sequence ATGGCAACGGAGCCCACAGACGGGCCGGACGGCTACGAAGAGGCCGCGGACGTCGAGACACTGCGGGAAGACGGCCGCGCGGTGACGACGGTCGGCGGCCACAGCGTCGCGCTCTTTCACCACGAGGGCGAGGTGTACGGGGTCGACAACCGCTGTCCGCATATGGGCTTCCCGCTCGCGAAGGGGAGCGTCGAGGACGGCCTGCTGACCTGTCACTGGCACCACGCGCGGTTCGAACTCTCCTGTGGGGACACCTTCGACATCTGGGCCGACGACGTGCAGACGTTCCCGACGGCGGTCCGCGACGGCATCGTCTACGTCGACCCCGATCCGGAGACGGACGTGGCGCCGGAGGTCCACTGGCGCAACCGTCTGGTCGACGGTCTCTCGGAGAACCTCTCGCTCGTGCTCGCCAAGAGCGCGATCCACCTCGACCACCACGACGAGGGCTTTTCGACGCCGCTGGAGACGGCGGTCGACTTCGGGACGACGTACCGGGTCGACGGCTGGGGTCGGGGCCTGACGACGCTGGGCGCGATGGCGAACCTCTACGACGAGGTCGACCACGACGAGAAACGACGGGCGATGTTCCTCGGTCTCCGCGAGGTGGCGAGCAACTGCGCGGGCGAGCCACCCAGATTCGACCAGTACGCGCTGAGCAACGAGGACCTCGGCAAGGACCGACTCAAGTCGTGGTTCCGCGAGACCTGCGAGGTGCGGGACTCGGACGGTGCCGAGCGCTGCCTGCGGGCGGCGACGGCGACCCTGCCGCCCGAGGATCTGGCGGAGATCCTCGTCGCCGCCGCGACCGACCACCTCTACATGAACAGCAGCCACACGGTCGACTTCGTCAACAAGGCCTTCGAGACGCTGGACCACGTCGGCTGGGACCGGGCGCCGGACGTGCTCGCCGCGACGGTCGACACGATCACCGGCGGCTCCCGGGCCGAGGAGAGCAGTTCCTGGCGCCAGCCGGTCGACGTGGCGCAGCTCTGTTTCGACGCTGACGACGACGTCCCCGACCTCGCCGCAGCGGGCGACGGGAAGACCTGGGACCGCCCCGACGACTTCGTCGACCGACTGCTGGGCGACGACGCCCGCGCCATCGACGAGGCGCTCCGGGAGGCGGTCGCCGCGGGCGCGACGACCGAGCAACTCGCTCACGCCGTCGCCGTCGCGGCGCTCCGGCGGGTCGCGGGGTTCGCCACCAGCAACGAGTTCGGCGACTGGAACACGGTCCATCACACCTTCTCCTTCGCCAACGCGAGCGAACGGCTGGCGAGTCGTACCGACGCCGACGACCTGTACCGTGCCTGCTGGCAGGGCGCGATGTCGGTCTACCTCGACCGCTTCCTCAACCAGCCCGCCGCGCCGCTACCCGAAGTCGGCGCCGGTGAGGACGAGGAGCCCGCCGAGCTGCGCGAGCGGCTGCTCTCGACGTTCGACGAGCAGGGCCGCGTCGACGAGGCCGGGCGGATCGTCTCCCGGCACTTCGACGCCGGCGGCGATCCCGACGCCCTGAAGCGGACGATGGCCGAGGGACTCCTCCGAGAGGACGCGGGCTTTCACACCCTCCAGAACGTCGAGGGCGGGTTCGCGCAGTTCGCGGCCGCCGAGAGCGATAGCGAGCGTCGGTTGGCGTTGATCGCGCCCGCCAGGTACATGGCCGCGCACTTCCCGACCCGACGGGAGAACGAGCAGACGTTCGCCATCGCCGAGCGACTGTATCGAGGCGAGGCGATCCACGAGGCCGCGGACGACTGA
- a CDS encoding GAP family protein yields MSFLTILPLAIVMVAGPQILSAIFLATSRDWRRNSALFVSGAALSISTVVALAYFLGIGSRRAGDDSNGLLSTVVLVLILAAMISTFLGREESEPPKWMGKLERATPRFSFRLGFLLLGVFPTDIITSVAVGSYLASNDLPLVDAAPFVALTLLLLALPSLGVLLLGDRAETALPRIRDWMNDNAWLVNEVVLAFFFVLTVT; encoded by the coding sequence ATGAGCTTCCTCACGATACTGCCGCTCGCGATCGTGATGGTCGCCGGTCCGCAGATCCTCTCGGCGATCTTCCTGGCGACGAGTCGGGATTGGCGGCGCAACTCCGCGCTGTTCGTCTCCGGGGCGGCGCTCTCTATCTCGACGGTGGTCGCGCTGGCGTACTTCCTCGGCATCGGGTCGCGAAGGGCCGGCGACGACTCGAACGGACTCCTCTCGACGGTGGTGCTCGTCCTGATCCTCGCGGCGATGATCTCGACGTTCCTCGGGCGCGAGGAGTCCGAGCCGCCGAAGTGGATGGGGAAACTGGAGCGGGCCACGCCGCGATTCTCCTTCCGACTCGGATTCCTGCTGCTCGGCGTGTTCCCGACCGACATCATCACGTCGGTCGCTGTCGGGTCGTACCTCGCTTCGAACGACCTCCCGCTGGTCGACGCCGCGCCGTTCGTCGCGCTGACCCTGCTGTTGCTCGCGCTGCCCTCGCTCGGTGTCCTCCTGCTCGGTGACCGCGCGGAGACGGCCCTGCCGCGGATCCGCGACTGGATGAACGACAACGCCTGGCTCGTCAACGAGGTCGTCCTCGCCTTCTTCTTCGTGTTGACGGTCACGTGA
- a CDS encoding type IV pilin, whose protein sequence is MTRGSSRLVGDERGGVERWVVWLVALAVVGGLVGSVVYLDDELRRDSPGADFSVSFDSQTGTMTVEHAGGDPIVDRTTERLSLVVLDGSTGTTEEVVWVSDAPGATKRGVGYPVRPGDSLTIDDPRVDSDGDGSYLDAERSVGVYLESGDSVRVVWTGSMRGTTQTVTLANATLA, encoded by the coding sequence ATGACGAGAGGGTCGTCCCGGCTGGTCGGCGACGAGCGCGGCGGGGTCGAGCGATGGGTCGTCTGGCTGGTCGCGCTCGCCGTCGTTGGCGGGCTCGTCGGCTCGGTGGTCTACCTCGACGACGAACTCCGCCGGGACAGCCCCGGCGCCGACTTCTCCGTGTCGTTCGATTCGCAGACGGGAACGATGACCGTCGAACACGCCGGCGGCGACCCGATCGTCGACCGGACGACCGAACGGCTCTCCCTCGTCGTCCTCGACGGCTCGACCGGGACGACCGAGGAGGTCGTCTGGGTGAGCGATGCACCCGGCGCGACCAAGCGCGGGGTGGGGTATCCGGTCCGGCCCGGCGACTCGCTGACGATCGACGACCCGCGCGTCGACAGCGACGGCGACGGGAGCTACCTCGACGCCGAGCGCAGCGTGGGGGTCTACCTGGAGTCCGGCGATTCGGTGCGGGTCGTCTGGACCGGGTCGATGCGCGGGACGACCCAGACCGTGACGCTCGCCAACGCGACGCTGGCGTGA